One segment of Solanum stenotomum isolate F172 chromosome 1, ASM1918654v1, whole genome shotgun sequence DNA contains the following:
- the LOC125861129 gene encoding nuclear intron maturase 1, mitochondrial has protein sequence MAVRTKIKHLSFAKTIRRLRHQPRHCLHKEGTHSLLKEDPLEILSNLWIKTFSQPQKPFTNLTGFLSKLDLWVLAYQRTYAHLTGSFPPRNAIQSHVLSELLSLRDTVTRGKFLWHTKIHQYIRGPNEKPITEHLSRSQLQSILTSKTPPFQDVVVQQALLMIFEPIFEPRFSSKSHAFRPGRNPHTVIRTIRSNFAGYLWFLKGDISEVFDNVDVDVVMATLEKAIKDKKVLNLIKSGLKAHRRGEEGEEEEEKDSRKRKKGRTKKRILNENEPKPDPYWLRTFFEFAPQEASKIPNYGGCGILSPLLANVCLNELDHMMEQKIVEFFRPCERDTIWKYSMDDGCHNPAWPEFVPSSGKEKTRKMDFIRFGGHFLVGIRGPRQDAVEMRKEIIEFCERIFGVRLDNSKIEIEHISRGIQFLDHIICRRVIYPTLRYTASGGNIVSEKGVGTLLSVSASLQQCIHQFRKLKLVKGDRDPEPLPCTPMLYSGQAHTNSQMNKFLETMADWFRYADNRRKVVGFCAYVVRSSLAKLYAARYRLKSRAKVYKIASRDLSCPLREHTNNSAPEYSDLLRMGLVDAIEGVRFSHMSSIPSCDYTPFPRNWVPDHEKVLHEYINLQDPKFFYQLQKSVKQHGMCFPQDEISHIVWQYKTLGMRSLSQRLCDDKGMENAYEKVMVASS, from the coding sequence atggCAGTGAGAACAAAAATCAAACACCTCTCGTTCGCCAAAACCATCCGCCGCCTCCGGCATCAGCCCCGCCACTGCCTCCACAAAGAAGGTACTCATTCTCTTCTCAAGGAAGATCCGTTGGAAATCCTGTCTAATCTGTGGATCAAAACTTTCTCTCAACCCCAAAAGCCCTTCACTAACCTCACTGGCTTTCTCTCAAAACTCGATCTCTGGGTCCTCGCTTACCAACGCACATATGCTCATCTCACTGGTTCTTTCCCCCCTCGGAATGCTATCCAATCCCATGTTCTATCCGAGCTCTTATCCCTCCGGGATACAGTTACCCGTGGAAAATTCCTTTGGCATACAAAAATCCATCAATATATTCGTGGTCCTAATGAAAAACCCATTACTGAGCACCTTTCCAGGAGTCAGCTCCAATCTATACTCACATCCAAAACGCCGCCCTTTCAGGATGTTGTGGTACAACAAGCTTTACTTATGATATTTGAACCCATTTTTGAGCCTAGGTTTTCATCAAAGTCCCACGCTTTTCGCCCTGGAAGGAATCCCCATACTGTTATTAGGACGATTAGAAGTAATTTTGCTGGTTATTTGTGGTTTCTGAAAGGTGATATTAGTGAGGTTTTTGAtaatgttgatgttgatgtcGTTATGGCTACTCTCGAAAAGGCTATCAAGGATAAGAAGGTGTTGAACTTAATAAAGTCGGGGTTGAAAGCTCATCGACGTGGAGAGGagggtgaagaagaagaagaaaaggataGCAGGAAGAGAAAGAAGGGGCGGACAAAAAAGAGGATTTTAAATGAGAATGAGCCCAAGCCAGACCCTTATTGGTTAAGGACATTCTTTGAGTTTGCTCCGCAGGAGGCTTCTAAGATACCCAATTATGGTGGTTGTGGAATTCTAAGTCCTTTGTTGGCTAATGTATGTCTTAATGAGCTTGATCATATGATGGAACAGAAAATAGTTGAGTTTTTTAGGCCGTGTGAGCGAGACACGATATGGAAATATTCTATGGATGATGGTTGTCATAATCCTGCTTGGCCTGAGTTTGTTCCTTCAAGTGGAAAAGAGAAGACGAGGAAGATGGATTTTATAAGGTTTGGGGGTCATTTCTTGGTTGGGATTCGAGGGCCTAGACAAGATGCCGTGGAAATGAGGAAAGAGATAATTGAATTTTGTGAGAGAATTTTTGGGGTCAGGTTGGACAATTCAAAAATAGAGATTGAGCATATTTCTAGGGGAATTCAGTTCCTGGATCATATTATTTGTCGTCGTGTTATTTATCCAACTCTACGTTACACAGCCAGTGGTGGTAATATAGTGAGTGAGAAAGGTGTAGGTACTTTGCTTTCAGTCTCTGCTAGCTTGCAACAATGTATCCACCAGTTTCGAAAGCTCAAGCTTGTGAAAGGTGATAGGGATCCAGAGCCACTGCCTTGCACACCTATGCTTTACTCTGGTCAAGCTCACACTAATTCTCAGATGAACAAATTCCTTGAGACAATGGCTGATTGGTTCAGATATGCAGATAATCGGAGAAAAGTTGTTGGCTTTTGTGCATATGTGGTTCGTAGCTCTCTGGCTAAGTTATATGCTGCCAGGTATAGGCTGAAATCTCGTGCCAAGGTTTATAAGATTGCCTCGCGTGATTTAAGCTGTCCATTGAGGGAGCACACCAACAATTCTGCACCTGAGTATTCAGATCTTTTGAGGATGGGACTTGTTGATGCTATTGAAGGTGTTCGGTTTTCCCACATGTCCTCAATCCCGTCATGTGATTACACTCCATTTCCAAGGAATTGGGTCCCTGATCATGAGAAGGTGTTGCATGAGTATATCAACTTACAGGACCCCAAGTTTTTCTACCAGCTGCAAAAGTCAGTTAAACAGCATGGTATGTGTTTTCCTCAAGATGAGATATCTCATATTGTGTGGCAGTATAAGACTCTTGGGATGCGAAGCTTGTCGCAGAGGTTATGTGATGACAAGGGGATGGAAAATGCTTATGAGAAAGTAATGGTGGCATCATCATGA
- the LOC125861145 gene encoding uncharacterized protein LOC125861145 — protein sequence MAPSSPLRSKTTLKHARSSSFPSTSHPIVSQFDEQLSRLTSSSEATSSSLSSFTCRFGDLENLLDYTEDLLQLPHVQQAISLNIDELLEGYLKVLDICSTIKDLLSNEKQNIQDLLSALRRRRNMDDISGYLTSRRKSKKMIQKLVKNLKSMMKENNLASKKPEISAIVGELQDVQLVTLGLFKGLLSYVNGTGSQSSSWSLLSKIMLSKSEEVEANEFDNVDAALCSLLSHNKTSKYEELTSQLREMEVTIEVVEEGLECFFRRLIKTRVSLLNVLNH from the coding sequence atgGCTCCTTCCTCACCTTTGAGATCAAAAACCACCCTAAAGCATGCTCGTTCTAGCAGCTTTCCCTCTACATCTCACCCTATTGTATCTCAATTCGATGAGCAACTGTCTAGACTTACATCTTCTTCAGAGGCTACTTCTTCCTCCCTTTCATCCTTCACTTGTAGATTTGGTGATCTTGAAAACTTATTGGATTACACGGAAGATTTGCTTCAACTACCACATGTTCAACAAGCCATTTCACTGAACATTGATGAATTATTAGAGGGGTACCTCAAGGTATTAGACATTTGTTCCACCATCAAAGATCTTTTGTCGaatgaaaaacaaaacataCAAGACCTTCTTTCAGCTCTTCGTAGAAGACGGAATATGGATGACATTTCTGGCTATCTAACCTCTAGAAGAAAGTCCAAGAAGATGATCCAAAAACTTGTTAAAAATTTGAAGAGCATGATGAAGGAAAATAACTTGGCATCAAAAAAGCCTGAAATATCGGCTATTGTTGGAGAATTGCAGGATGTCCAGTTAGTCACTCTAGGACTATTTAAGGGCTTGTTGTCCTATGTCAATGGAACAGGATCTCAATCAAGTAGTTGGTCCTTGTTGTCCAAGATTATGCTCTCAAAAAGTGAGGAAGTAGAAGCCAATGAATTTGACAATGTTGATGCTGCTTTGTGCTCACTTCTCAGTCACAACAAGACCAGCAAATATGAAGAATTGACGAGTCAGTTGCGAGAGATGGAGGTAACCATTGAGGTTGTTGAAGAAGGGCTTGAATGCTTTTTCAGGCGTTTAATCAAAACCCGAGTGTCCCTCCTCAATGTTTTGAATCACTAG
- the LOC125843253 gene encoding pentatricopeptide repeat-containing protein At4g35850, mitochondrial: MTRKYHNSPLPRRHKTWSEAEGLFLLPPVVDSAAAMKLLRTLSGPKNLLVRTIGHRYFAATPEEYANRNYANNESEYTTVINSITAQRRNFLLRDVYDDMLLDGIKPERDTFHSLLIGTMKGARLQDAFFFREEMKAMGFVPDVSLYNFLISTCGKCKNSEQAISILEEMKRFEVKPTGQTYICLLNAFAMTGRVDRVYAIVRDMTAAGLGLNKFCYAGLIAAHKNKEPVTDDVASKIIELVEQSKGWSAVEAPGDIPIRSMMGITQEELYNIPTAEYVYRRGFLDKELTVYHVAFHACADLKSVESIDALHEMLIKDGKTPDVFILMQTMRCYLQSGDLQRGRKIFEDYMSSGKPPMVEFYMTLVEGAMVGYTPEGMQLAQETLVNMSSRNFFLDPKMGSDLLLVAAGEKTGGYTVANLLWDMMQARKMTPSFPGVQAYYDGLKVREIPADDPRLKLVSQTYLNLRKRFGG; encoded by the exons ATGACCCGAAAGTATCATAACTCACCTTTGCCACGTAGGCACAAAACCTGGAGCGAGGCCGAGggtttatttcttcttcctccaGTAGTTGATTCTGCTGCAGCCATGAAGCTCCTCAGAACCCTCTCTG gACCCAAAAATCTGCTCGTTCGAACTATAGGGCATCGATACTTTGCGGCCACACCGGAAGAGTACGCCAACAGAAACTATGCCAACAATGAGTCTGAATATACCACTGTTATTAACTCTATTACTGCTCAGAGAAG GAATTTCTTGTTGAGGGATGTTTATGATGACATGTTGCTCGATGGAATAAAGCCGGAGAGAGATACATTTCATTCACTTCTTATTGGAACCATGAAAGGTGCTCGCTTGCAAGATGCTTTCTTTTTCCGTGAAGAGATGAAAGCTATGGGCTTCGTACCTGAT GTTTCTTTGTACAATTTCTTGATATCTACCTGTGGAAAATGCAAAAATTCTGAACAAGCAATAAGC ATCTTGGAAGAAATGAAGAGATTTGAAGTCAAGCCTACTGGACAAACCTATATCTGTCTCCTCAATGCATTTGCAATGACTGGTCGGGTAGACAGAGT GTATGCAATTGTTCGGGACATGACTGCTGCTGGTCTTGGTCTGAATAAATTCTGCTATGCTGGACTTATAGCTGCTCACAAGAATAAGGAACCTGTCACAGATGATGTAGCTTCCAAG ATTATTGAGCTAGTTGAGCAGTCCAAGGGTTGGTCAGCAGTTGAAGCTCCTGGTGACATTCCTATTAGGTCCATGATGGGCATCACTCAAGAAGAACTTTACAATATCCCAACTGCTGAATATGTTTACCGGCGTGGATTTTTAGATAAGGAATTGACGGTTTATCATGTTGCATTTCATGCCTGTGCAGACCTGAAAAGTGTGGAG TCGATCGATGCACTTCATGAGATGCTTATCAAGGATGGTAAAACACCTGATGTGTTCATTTTGATGCAAACCATGAG GTGTTATCTTCAATCTGGGGACCTACAACGTGGTCGGAAAATTTTTGAGGACTACATGAGTTCGGGAAAACCACCTATGGTTGAATTCTATATG ACACTTGTTGAGGGAGCAATGGTCGGTTACACTCCTGAAGGGATGCAACTCGCTCAAGAGACACTG GTAAATATGAGCTCCAGGAACTTCTTCCTGGATCCTAAAATGGGAAGTGATCTCCTTCTTGTTGCTGCGGGTGAAAAG ACTGGTGGGTATACTGTTGCCAATCTGTTATGGGACATGATGCAAGCTCGTAAAATGACACCATCATTTCCTGGTGTTCAAGCATATTATGATGGCTTGAAG GTTCGGGAGATACCAGCTGATGATCCAAGACTGAAACTAGTTTCTCAAACCTACCTTAATTTGAGAAAGAGGTTTGGTGGGTGA